In Rattus norvegicus strain BN/NHsdMcwi chromosome 3, GRCr8, whole genome shotgun sequence, a genomic segment contains:
- the Or8k39 gene encoding olfactory receptor Olr513: MEKQNLTVVNDFILIGFTNHPDLKGPLFVLFLIIYLISFMGNMGMIILTIVDSRLQTPMYFFLKHLAVTDLGYSTAVGPKMLENFVVNQNTISYYLCATQLACFLLFVTCELFILSAMSYDRYVAICNPLLYTAIMSQKKCWLLVVIAYLYGLFLSLTITLKMFRLSFCSYNVINHFFCDCIPLIPLICSNTHELQLTILTFAIFDLISSLLVVLVSYLLILIAILRMNSTEGRRKAFATCGSHLTVVIVFYGTLISMYLQPNYSHSFDTDKLASIFYTMVIPMLNPLVYSLRNKDVKDARQRIWKKMCKI, encoded by the coding sequence ATGGAGAAACAGAACCTCACAGTTGTGAATGATTTCATCCTGATAGGATTCACTAATCACCCTGACCTGAAGGGCCCATTATTTGTACTGTTCCTCATCATCTATCTGATCTCATTTATGGGAAATATGGGCATGATTATACTCACAATAGTGGATTCGCGGCTGCAAacacccatgtacttctttctcaaACACTTGGCTGTTACTGATCTTGGTTATTCTACAGCTGTCGGACCTAAAATGTTAGAAAATTTTGTCGTGAATCAAAATACAATATCCTATTATCTGTGTGCTACACAGCTAGCttgctttcttctgtttgttaCTTGTGAACTTTTCATTCTGTCTGCCAtgtcctatgaccgctatgtggccatctgtaacCCACTGCTCTATACTGCCATTATGTCACAGAAGAAGTGTTGGCTACTAGTGGTTATTGCATATCTGTAtggtttgtttctgtctctcacaATTACTTTAAAGATGTTCAGGCTGTCATTCTGCAGCTACAACGTAATCAATCATTTTTTCTGTGACTGCATCCCGTTGATACCTTTGATTTGTTCCAACACTCATGAACTTCAGTTGACAATTTTAACATTTGCCATTTTTGATCTAATTTCTTCTCTTCTGGTTGTTCTTGTGTCTTACCTCCTCATCCTCATAGCCATTCTGAGGATGAACTCTACTGAGGGCAGGCGTAAGGCTTTTGCAACTTGTGGATCACACCTGACTGTGGTCATTGTCTTCTACGGGACTTTGATATCTATGTATTTACAGCCTAATTATAGTCACTCTTTTGATACTGACAAGCTGGCATCCATCTTTTATACCATGGTTATCCCCATGTTGAATCCCTTGGTCTACAGCTTGAGGAACAAGGATGTGAAAGATGCTAGGCAGAGGATATGGAAGAAGATGTGCAAGATTTGA